In Psychrobacter ciconiae, the following are encoded in one genomic region:
- a CDS encoding FKBP-type peptidyl-prolyl cis-trans isomerase: MTTIAKDTAVKFNYTLKDDEGNIIDKSPEGQPLAYLHGHQNIIPGLEKQLEGKSAGEQVHAVIEPADAYGEYQEQAVQRVPRENFQGVEDIQPGMQFQSEAGGQVMLVTVIDVNDKEVTVDANHPLAGQRLTFDVEIQEVRAATEDELNHGHVHGVGGVEH; the protein is encoded by the coding sequence ATGACTACCATTGCAAAGGACACCGCCGTCAAGTTTAACTACACGTTAAAAGACGATGAGGGCAATATCATTGATAAATCACCAGAAGGTCAGCCACTTGCCTACCTTCATGGTCATCAAAACATCATTCCAGGGCTTGAAAAGCAGCTCGAAGGCAAATCAGCGGGCGAACAAGTCCACGCGGTGATTGAGCCTGCCGACGCTTATGGCGAGTACCAAGAGCAAGCAGTTCAGCGCGTTCCTCGCGAAAACTTCCAAGGCGTTGAAGACATTCAGCCTGGGATGCAGTTTCAATCAGAAGCTGGCGGTCAAGTGATGCTGGTCACCGTTATCGATGTCAATGACAAAGAAGTGACCGTTGATGCCAACCATCCGCTAGCCGGTCAGCGCTTGACCTTTGATGTGGAAATTCAAGAAGTCCGAGCGGCAACCGAAGACGAATTGAACCACGGTCACGTTCACGGGGTAGGCGGTGTTGAGCACTAA